The genomic window TCCGTTTTATTGTAAATCAAAACGTTTGAAACTGATTTATTGTCATCTGTAGAAGTGACTATAATATGCTTAACTTGCGCATGTGCATAAAATATCGTAAATAAATAAGATGCAAGTAATACTGATAATTTCATATAATATAAGTAATATTTTAAAAGTTAGTGTTAAAGACTGTCAAACTTGACAGTCTTTAAGCTTGCGTAAGTATTTATTCCCAAAACCAATCCCAGCTTCCACCATCTTCCCCACAACCTGTGGTATAGGTATAGGTATTACCAAGGTAATCGGTAGTTACATAGGTTTTTTCACCTGACCAGATTTTAACAATTCCTAAAAAATTAAAACTTAATTTACAAGTATTATTTACTAACTCTCCTGCAAAGACCGATGTGGCTAGAACAGCAAAAACACTTAACATTAAAAATTTCTTTTTCATACTCTTATTTGGCTAAAAAATTTCCACCTACTCTTTTAAAGATTTTCGGTTATCTCTTGCTGTTGGCCAAACATTAAACCAAATATAAGTTCGGCATACAACGAATTGCAAAAACTTTTACCCTAAAAATATGATGGTAAAAAAATATTATATCATTTTTACTGATGTAATATTTTTGTAGCTTTAACTAGCAAAACTCAGACACACCACCTCAATTTGCTAGCCGAACCTGTTAACTTTTGCTTTAAATCTACCGATTTACCTACCTTACCTATGAAAAAAGAAACTGGATTAGTTATTAAAGCCATAAGGCTTCGCTTAGGCTATAAGCAAGATTATGTGGCACAAAAAATAAACATCAGCCCAAGTTTATTGGGGCACATAGAAAATGGCCGCACCGATTTAGATATCAGGCGGCTGTACCAATTAGCCAAGGTTTTTGGCGTACTGCCAAGAAACCTCTTAGAATTAGTGATAGAAATTTACGAAAGCGAATGCGCTGCAGGTTTAGATGGTGCGGTAAAATACATTAACCCCCCCGCAACAAGAGAGCAAGAGAGCAAGAGCACAAAAGCAAAGCATTAACTACACCTTAAAAACCACCTCTGTAGCACCATAGCCAAACTTTTCCTTCTTTGCATCCATAAAAGTGCGCACCTGCGGATGTTTGCTAATTGCTTTATGAATTTGATCTCTCAAAGTACCATTACCAACACCATGAATAATAACGATGGACGGCATTTGATGCACTATCGCAGCATCTAAAACCTTTTTGAAAGCCGATAATTGTTCGTTTAATATTTCCGTTTGTGATAAAAAATGATAATCATCCCTTAGCTTTTCGATATGTAAATCTACTTCTGGGGCGGGCTTGGCAACTTTAGGTTTTTCATCGATTTTGGCAGAGAAAAAACTTTCTTTCAATTTCTGCGCATCAATTACCAAAGCAGGTTCATCTAACCTAATTAACCAGCCATATTTATTGATTTCTGTGATTTGATTTTTAGAACCGCTAAAATCTTTCGACTTAAATCTCTTTTCTACTTGTAATGGTTTTTGTGGCTGTTTATTTCCCGAAGTAAAATACAATGACTGAAAAGTAAAGTTGGGCCAATTGTCTAAATCGCCAAGGTTGGCGGTATAAATTTGCACACTAGTTTTCGGTTGAATGACACCAGCAAACTCGCCTTTATAAATTCCAGCCTTCTC from Pedobacter sp. SL55 includes these protein-coding regions:
- a CDS encoding helix-turn-helix transcriptional regulator produces the protein MKKETGLVIKAIRLRLGYKQDYVAQKINISPSLLGHIENGRTDLDIRRLYQLAKVFGVLPRNLLELVIEIYESECAAGLDGAVKYINPPATREQESKSTKAKH
- a CDS encoding Smr/MutS family protein, with protein sequence MSDRNESPFRGLGFKVGDYVRFIDEKREGYITKIIDDLTVGVTDTDGFEIPVSKGNLTYVHGHHANAATANNAMPAQQVDEKFVEDGIFLAVAEDNKASVVAHFTLVNRTSYQLLLSLKTEKAGIYKGEFAGVIQPKTSVQIYTANLGDLDNWPNFTFQSLYFTSGNKQPQKPLQVEKRFKSKDFSGSKNQITEINKYGWLIRLDEPALVIDAQKLKESFFSAKIDEKPKVAKPAPEVDLHIEKLRDDYHFLSQTEILNEQLSAFKKVLDAAIVHQMPSIVIIHGVGNGTLRDQIHKAISKHPQVRTFMDAKKEKFGYGATEVVFKV